A single Arachnia propionica DNA region contains:
- the rsmI gene encoding 16S rRNA (cytidine(1402)-2'-O)-methyltransferase has product MEPTRGRLVLAATPIGSHTHASPALREALSAADVIAAEDTRRLAALLRRIDLATAARVLSYFEGNEAARTAELTGAVADGQDVVLVTDAGMPSVSDPGYRLVAACVERDLPVTAVPGPSAVLTALAVSGLPCDRFCFEGFLPRKAGERRSRLAGLAAEERTMIFFEAPHRLHEWLLDAADAFGADRRAVVCRELTKPHEEIVRDDLAGLAGWAAGGVRGEVTVVVAGAEPVRAGTSDALELVASRIADGEKLSRAVRVVADLLGVPRKELYEAALAARKKEQ; this is encoded by the coding sequence ATGGAACCCACGCGAGGCCGGTTGGTGTTGGCGGCCACCCCCATCGGTTCGCACACCCACGCCAGCCCGGCGCTGCGGGAGGCCCTGTCGGCCGCCGACGTGATAGCCGCCGAGGACACCCGCCGTCTGGCCGCCCTGCTGCGCCGCATCGACCTGGCCACTGCTGCCCGGGTGCTGTCCTATTTCGAGGGCAACGAGGCCGCCCGCACCGCCGAACTGACCGGGGCGGTGGCCGACGGGCAGGACGTGGTGCTGGTCACCGACGCGGGCATGCCGTCGGTCAGCGACCCCGGGTACCGCCTCGTGGCGGCCTGTGTCGAACGCGACCTGCCGGTCACCGCGGTTCCCGGGCCGTCGGCGGTGCTGACGGCGCTGGCGGTCTCCGGTCTGCCCTGCGACCGGTTCTGTTTCGAGGGTTTCCTGCCCCGCAAAGCAGGGGAGCGGCGCAGCCGGCTGGCGGGGTTGGCGGCCGAGGAACGCACCATGATCTTTTTCGAGGCCCCGCACCGGCTTCACGAATGGCTGCTCGACGCCGCCGATGCGTTTGGCGCGGATCGGCGGGCCGTGGTTTGCCGGGAACTGACGAAACCTCACGAGGAGATCGTCAGGGACGACCTGGCCGGGCTGGCCGGGTGGGCGGCCGGCGGGGTGCGTGGCGAGGTCACCGTCGTCGTCGCCGGGGCGGAACCGGTCCGGGCCGGGACAAGCGACGCCCTCGAGTTGGTGGCCTCCCGGATCGCGGATGGTGAGAAACTGTCCCGGGCCGTGCGTGTTGTCGCCGACCTGCTCGGGGTCCCGCGCAAGGAACTCTACGAGGCCGCGCTGGCGGCCAGGAAGAAGGAACAATGA
- a CDS encoding TatD family hydrolase gives MTLPQHLPAAPDMLPAHVIDNHTHLGSTTEYSGLGVADSLTAAGMVGVSGVVDVGCDLPSSRAAAQLAATDPRVRAAVAIHPNDAARLFQRDGLAALDAELAELPALAALPGVVAVGETGLDYYRTRDAEAQRVQAHSFRFHIALARENNLTLVIHDRDAHADVLKVLDSVESPERVVMHCFSGDADFARECVDRGYWLSYPGVVTFGSAGSLREAAKVTPLERILVETDAPYLTPKPQRGKPNAPYLLPHTVTFLADLLGIDLADFCRRVTANTEAAYATRWGGDA, from the coding sequence ATGACCCTTCCGCAACATCTGCCCGCTGCGCCTGACATGCTTCCTGCGCATGTCATCGACAACCACACCCATTTGGGATCCACCACCGAGTACTCCGGTCTCGGTGTCGCGGATTCGCTCACAGCCGCGGGCATGGTCGGGGTGAGCGGGGTGGTGGACGTCGGATGCGACCTGCCGTCCTCGCGCGCCGCGGCGCAGCTGGCGGCAACCGACCCCAGGGTCCGGGCCGCCGTCGCCATCCATCCCAACGACGCCGCCCGGCTCTTTCAGCGTGACGGACTGGCGGCCCTCGACGCCGAGCTCGCGGAGCTGCCCGCCCTGGCCGCGCTGCCCGGGGTGGTGGCGGTCGGTGAAACCGGCCTGGACTATTACCGCACCCGCGATGCGGAGGCCCAGCGGGTGCAGGCCCACAGCTTCCGGTTCCACATCGCACTGGCCCGGGAGAACAACCTCACCCTCGTCATCCATGACCGTGACGCCCACGCGGACGTCCTGAAGGTCCTCGACTCCGTGGAATCTCCCGAGCGGGTCGTGATGCACTGCTTCTCCGGGGACGCGGACTTCGCCCGCGAATGCGTGGATCGCGGTTACTGGCTGTCCTACCCGGGGGTGGTGACCTTCGGCTCGGCCGGGTCGCTGCGGGAGGCGGCGAAGGTGACGCCCCTGGAACGCATCCTCGTCGAGACCGACGCCCCCTATCTCACGCCGAAACCGCAGCGCGGCAAACCCAACGCCCCCTATCTGCTGCCCCACACCGTCACCTTCTTGGCCGACCTGCTCGGCATCGATCTGGCAGATTTCTGCCGCCGGGTGACGGCCAACACCGAGGCCGCCTACGCGACCCGCTGGGGCGGCGATGCCTGA
- the rsmA gene encoding 16S rRNA (adenine(1518)-N(6)/adenine(1519)-N(6))-dimethyltransferase RsmA codes for MPDTGLLDPASVRRIAAELGLRPTKQRGQNFVIDANTVRRIVSLSGIGPDDVVLEIGPGLGSLTLGLLEVASEVSVIEIDERLAGRLGTTVAQRLGRDAAARLNVVAADAMTVTELPGRPPTAVVANLPYNVSVPVLMHLLESFPSWRRGLVMVQLEVADRLAAQPGSKVYGAPSAKLAWWASAKRVGTVPPRVFWPVPNVDSGLVRLERRDPPATTATRERTFAVIDAAFASRRKMLRAALSGMFGSSAAASEAIESAGIDPRARGEALDVTDFAAIASRQQVG; via the coding sequence ATGCCTGATACCGGTCTGCTCGATCCCGCCTCGGTGCGCCGCATCGCCGCCGAACTGGGGCTCCGCCCCACCAAACAGCGCGGCCAGAACTTCGTCATCGACGCCAACACGGTGCGGCGCATCGTTTCGCTGTCCGGGATCGGACCTGACGACGTGGTGCTGGAGATCGGGCCCGGGCTGGGGTCACTGACCCTCGGTTTGCTGGAGGTGGCGAGCGAGGTGAGTGTCATCGAGATCGACGAACGCCTCGCAGGAAGGCTGGGGACCACCGTCGCGCAACGACTGGGCCGGGACGCGGCGGCTCGCTTGAACGTGGTGGCCGCCGACGCCATGACCGTCACGGAACTGCCGGGCCGGCCGCCGACCGCGGTGGTCGCGAACCTGCCCTACAACGTGTCGGTGCCGGTGCTGATGCATCTGCTGGAGAGTTTCCCGTCGTGGCGGCGGGGCCTGGTGATGGTGCAGTTGGAGGTGGCCGACCGGCTCGCGGCGCAACCCGGTTCGAAGGTCTACGGGGCCCCCAGCGCGAAATTGGCGTGGTGGGCCTCGGCGAAGCGGGTCGGCACCGTGCCCCCGAGGGTGTTCTGGCCCGTGCCGAACGTCGACTCGGGGCTGGTGCGGCTGGAACGCCGCGACCCACCCGCGACCACCGCCACCCGGGAACGGACCTTCGCCGTGATCGATGCGGCCTTCGCGTCGCGCCGCAAGATGCTGCGGGCGGCGCTGTCGGGGATGTTCGGTTCCTCGGCGGCGGCCTCCGAGGCCATCGAATCGGCGGGCATTGATCCACGGGCCCGGGGCGAGGCCCTGGACGTCACGGACTTCGCCGCCATCGCGAGCAGACAACAGGTAGGTTGA
- a CDS encoding 4-(cytidine 5'-diphospho)-2-C-methyl-D-erythritol kinase: MKEVRVRVPAKVNLALNVGATDNEGYHALGTLFQAVSLFDDLVARPAEAGVFRVSFRGEGASGLPTDDTNLVVRAARLLAGTCGTGNLGAEIRVHKRIPVAGGMAGGSADAAATLVACNQLWGTSLDTGQLHAVAARLGADVPFLLHGGTAVGTGRGEKLRPVPVRGSFQWVLALSHHGLSTPAVFREFDRISPPQPTGIDSGLLAALADGDARRVGALLRNDLQRAAFNLQPELADVLAMGREAGATGALVSGSGPTIAFLAGTKAVADAISDRLVLSSRVRAVRRAHGPVPGARIVN; the protein is encoded by the coding sequence GTGAAGGAAGTGCGGGTGCGGGTGCCGGCCAAGGTGAACCTGGCGCTGAACGTCGGAGCCACCGACAACGAGGGCTATCACGCCCTCGGAACCCTGTTCCAGGCGGTGTCGCTGTTCGACGACCTGGTGGCGCGACCCGCCGAGGCCGGGGTGTTCCGGGTGAGTTTCCGGGGCGAGGGCGCCTCCGGCCTGCCCACCGACGACACCAACCTCGTGGTCCGCGCGGCCCGGCTGCTGGCCGGGACCTGCGGGACGGGAAACCTCGGGGCGGAGATCCGGGTTCACAAACGCATCCCCGTCGCAGGAGGCATGGCCGGGGGATCGGCCGATGCCGCCGCCACCCTGGTCGCCTGCAATCAGTTGTGGGGGACGAGCCTGGATACGGGGCAGCTCCACGCTGTCGCGGCCCGGCTCGGTGCCGACGTGCCCTTCCTGCTGCACGGCGGCACCGCCGTCGGCACCGGGCGGGGGGAGAAGCTGAGGCCCGTGCCGGTGCGCGGCAGCTTCCAATGGGTGCTGGCACTGAGCCATCATGGCCTGTCCACCCCAGCGGTGTTCCGGGAGTTCGACCGCATCAGTCCACCCCAGCCCACCGGAATCGATTCCGGTCTGCTGGCCGCCCTGGCCGATGGTGATGCTCGCCGTGTGGGTGCGCTGCTCAGAAACGACCTGCAGCGGGCGGCCTTCAACCTCCAGCCCGAGCTGGCCGACGTCCTGGCAATGGGACGCGAGGCGGGTGCGACCGGCGCCCTGGTGAGCGGTTCCGGCCCCACCATTGCCTTCCTGGCCGGCACCAAGGCCGTCGCCGATGCGATCTCCGACCGGCTGGTGCTGTCCTCCCGGGTCCGTGCCGTGCGTCGCGCCCACGGGCCGGTACCGGGCGCGCGGATCGTGAACTGA
- a CDS encoding MarR family winged helix-turn-helix transcriptional regulator, with protein sequence MDEVDEVMTAWHRERPDLATSPMGVWSRIHRLAALLNGERKRCFAEHGLEVWEFDVLAALRRAGRPYRLSPGQLLQQTHVTSGTMTNRVDRLRARGLVTRRSDPSDGRAALVELTAAGRRAVDEALGALVELEESLLAGWPETERRALAGMLRRLLAAAQD encoded by the coding sequence ATGGACGAGGTCGACGAGGTGATGACCGCGTGGCATCGGGAACGCCCCGACCTCGCCACCTCCCCCATGGGGGTGTGGTCGCGGATCCACCGGCTGGCGGCCCTCCTGAACGGGGAACGCAAACGCTGTTTCGCCGAACACGGCCTGGAGGTCTGGGAGTTCGACGTCCTGGCGGCCCTGCGGCGCGCCGGACGGCCCTACCGGCTGTCCCCGGGCCAGTTGCTGCAGCAGACCCACGTCACATCCGGGACCATGACCAACCGGGTCGACCGGCTCCGTGCCCGGGGCCTGGTCACCCGCCGCTCCGACCCGAGCGACGGCCGTGCCGCCCTCGTCGAGCTCACCGCCGCCGGGCGCCGGGCCGTCGACGAGGCCCTCGGGGCGCTGGTCGAGCTGGAGGAATCCCTGCTGGCCGGGTGGCCGGAGACGGAACGCCGAGCCCTGGCCGGGATGCTGCGGCGGCTCCTCGCGGCCGCGCAGGACTGA
- a CDS encoding ATP-binding cassette domain-containing protein, whose product MVLVVSSLKKSFGSRVLWENIDLRAERGTLTGLIGASGSGKSTLLNCIGLLTAPDGGRISFDGVELLEMGSTRRRIFRRDTLGYLFQNYALMEDATVKENLAVAMRGRKDTGRMREALESVGLADRLNTRVATLSGGEQQRVALARIMVKAAKLILADEPTGALDPTNAGIVMGHIRAIADQGSCVVIATHDPFVMDGCDQLLNLDEGV is encoded by the coding sequence ATGGTGTTGGTCGTTTCCTCCTTGAAGAAGTCCTTCGGGTCCCGGGTGTTGTGGGAGAACATCGATCTCAGGGCGGAACGGGGCACCCTGACCGGCCTGATCGGCGCCAGCGGATCCGGCAAGTCAACCCTGCTGAACTGCATCGGGCTGTTGACGGCCCCCGACGGCGGCCGGATCTCCTTCGACGGCGTCGAACTCCTCGAAATGGGATCCACCAGGCGTCGGATCTTCCGGCGGGACACACTGGGCTATCTGTTCCAGAACTACGCCCTGATGGAGGACGCGACGGTCAAGGAGAACCTAGCGGTCGCGATGCGGGGCAGGAAGGACACCGGCCGCATGCGGGAGGCCCTGGAATCCGTCGGGCTTGCCGACCGGTTGAACACGAGGGTCGCCACGCTCTCCGGCGGCGAACAACAACGCGTTGCCCTGGCCCGCATCATGGTGAAGGCCGCCAAACTGATCCTCGCCGACGAACCCACCGGAGCACTCGACCCCACCAACGCCGGAATCGTCATGGGGCACATCCGCGCCATCGCCGACCAAGGGTCCTGCGTCGTGATCGCAACTCACGATCCCTTCGTCATGGACGGCTGCGATCAGCTCCTCAACCTTGACGAGGGCGTGTGA
- a CDS encoding neutral zinc metallopeptidase yields the protein MSVPGPGGQWQANQQPVWGQQPMPQQSWTPMSTNPYWNAPGQQGFGFQYSPQPPKPQGGAGVPVAFGIVLGLVVLVPLLVVLVGSLGSKNQTTSEPAVTTPYKTPARPRESTPRPTPTEETTTSSPSPTTRRSSVPPKQTPSPEPTTPSPEPTPTSAPRRPGQNGWKVPDGNLDSLPSPDSNDPAWKTVQRAPIYNLAWPDVTGCPEPGHAGSMAEMKQQIDPAVECTHRAWTPVFKQLGYSAHSLPVYYYEGDSVTTPCGTAQAPALYCPANGGSLYFGGKLLRDSSASAIWIKLMVFHEYGHHIQAQSKLFNAKAKLPRGNETERRMEIQAECYATGMMRSDNSFALTEKNYQILRKALQSFVDDGIHGSPESLLYWGMRGFHSEAIGGCNTWVVGSEKVR from the coding sequence ATGAGTGTTCCAGGTCCGGGCGGGCAGTGGCAGGCAAATCAGCAGCCGGTTTGGGGTCAGCAACCGATGCCCCAGCAGAGCTGGACGCCGATGTCCACGAATCCCTACTGGAACGCTCCGGGGCAGCAGGGTTTCGGTTTCCAGTACAGCCCCCAACCGCCAAAACCGCAGGGCGGGGCGGGGGTGCCGGTGGCGTTCGGTATCGTCCTCGGGCTGGTCGTGCTGGTTCCCCTGCTGGTGGTACTTGTGGGTTCCCTCGGTTCCAAGAATCAGACGACGTCCGAACCCGCCGTGACGACACCGTACAAGACACCTGCCCGGCCGAGGGAATCAACTCCGAGACCCACACCCACCGAGGAGACCACGACTTCCTCCCCCAGCCCGACGACCCGGCGCAGCAGCGTCCCGCCCAAGCAGACCCCATCGCCCGAACCGACAACACCCTCCCCCGAGCCGACTCCCACATCCGCCCCCCGCAGGCCGGGACAAAACGGCTGGAAGGTGCCCGACGGAAACCTGGATTCCCTCCCCAGCCCCGACTCCAACGACCCGGCGTGGAAGACGGTTCAGCGGGCGCCCATCTACAACCTTGCCTGGCCCGACGTGACCGGATGCCCCGAACCGGGACACGCAGGCTCCATGGCTGAGATGAAACAGCAGATCGACCCCGCGGTGGAGTGCACACACAGGGCGTGGACTCCCGTTTTCAAACAGCTCGGATATTCCGCCCACTCCCTTCCCGTCTACTACTACGAGGGGGACTCAGTGACCACTCCCTGCGGTACCGCACAGGCGCCCGCTCTGTACTGCCCCGCGAACGGGGGAAGCCTGTACTTCGGTGGCAAGCTGCTGCGCGACAGTTCCGCGAGCGCCATCTGGATCAAGCTCATGGTCTTCCACGAGTACGGACACCACATCCAGGCCCAGAGCAAACTGTTCAACGCCAAGGCCAAACTTCCCAGAGGGAACGAGACGGAACGCCGGATGGAGATCCAGGCCGAGTGCTACGCCACCGGAATGATGCGCAGCGACAATTCCTTCGCGCTCACCGAGAAGAACTACCAAATTCTCCGCAAAGCGCTGCAGAGCTTCGTCGACGACGGCATCCACGGCAGCCCGGAGTCGCTGCTGTACTGGGGCATGCGGGGTTTCCACTCCGAGGCCATCGGCGGGTGCAACACCTGGGTGGTGGGTTCGGAAAAGGTCAGGTGA
- a CDS encoding TetR/AcrR family transcriptional regulator, with the protein MSSAERREQLLTISREVFAERGFEGTSVEEIAARAGVSKPVVYEHFGGKDGAYQAVVERETTTLHAEIRAALNNPGAGPRETLERGALALLDYIDRCPDGFRILSRDSSLANPTGSFASILSEIAIQVEEILGAEFARLGHDPRYAHLYAQALVGLVAMTGQQWLDDREPERLVVARHLINLAWNGMANLKAEPRLLVELKDGRQAHLPPSG; encoded by the coding sequence CTGAGTTCGGCGGAACGGCGCGAGCAGTTGCTCACCATCTCCCGGGAGGTGTTCGCGGAGCGGGGTTTCGAGGGCACATCCGTGGAGGAGATCGCCGCCCGGGCCGGGGTATCGAAACCCGTTGTCTACGAGCACTTCGGGGGCAAGGACGGCGCCTATCAGGCGGTGGTGGAACGGGAGACCACCACGTTGCACGCGGAGATCCGGGCTGCCCTGAACAACCCCGGCGCTGGCCCCCGGGAAACCCTTGAGCGCGGCGCCCTGGCTCTCCTCGATTACATCGACCGCTGCCCGGACGGTTTCCGCATCCTCTCGCGCGACTCGTCGCTGGCGAACCCCACCGGCTCCTTCGCCTCCATCCTCAGCGAGATCGCCATCCAGGTGGAAGAGATCCTGGGCGCCGAGTTCGCCCGCCTGGGTCACGACCCGCGATACGCGCACCTGTACGCCCAGGCCCTGGTGGGGTTGGTGGCCATGACAGGCCAGCAGTGGCTGGACGACCGCGAACCGGAACGGCTGGTGGTGGCCCGGCACCTGATCAATTTGGCCTGGAACGGAATGGCCAACCTGAAGGCCGAACCCAGGCTCCTCGTCGAGCTCAAGGACGGGCGGCAAGCCCATCTCCCACCCTCCGGATGA
- a CDS encoding DNA-3-methyladenine glycosylase I: MERCFGTGDPLYEHYHDTEWGRPLPDDPEESLLLERLVLEGFQSGLNWIMILRKREAFRVAFAGFDPETVAGFGEEDVARLMADSGIIRNERKIRAAIANAKALVALHVAGGRLADIFTEHAPSPALTPPESRDEIPTRTPGSEALSHRLKNLGFRFVGPVTLYSTMQAIGLVNDHLASCWVRETEA; this comes from the coding sequence ATGGAGCGTTGTTTCGGGACGGGGGATCCGCTGTACGAGCACTACCACGACACCGAGTGGGGACGCCCCCTCCCCGATGACCCGGAGGAGTCGCTGCTGCTCGAGCGGCTGGTGCTGGAGGGTTTCCAATCGGGGTTGAACTGGATCATGATCCTGCGCAAACGCGAGGCGTTCCGGGTGGCCTTCGCGGGTTTCGACCCGGAAACAGTGGCGGGTTTCGGTGAGGAGGACGTCGCCCGCCTGATGGCGGACTCCGGGATCATCCGCAACGAGAGGAAGATCCGGGCGGCCATCGCGAACGCCAAGGCGCTGGTCGCCCTGCACGTCGCGGGCGGGCGTTTGGCGGACATCTTCACTGAACACGCCCCCTCCCCTGCGCTGACCCCGCCCGAGAGCCGCGACGAGATACCCACCCGGACCCCGGGAAGCGAGGCCCTCAGCCACCGGTTGAAGAACCTGGGGTTTCGTTTCGTAGGTCCGGTGACGCTTTATTCCACCATGCAGGCCATCGGGTTGGTCAACGATCATCTCGCATCGTGCTGGGTACGTGAGACGGAGGCATGA
- the glmU gene encoding bifunctional UDP-N-acetylglucosamine diphosphorylase/glucosamine-1-phosphate N-acetyltransferase GlmU: MTIPDSDLAPVAAVIVLAAGGGTRMKSRRSKLLHELCGKSMLSYAVSAAAALNPHHLVVVVGHQRVEVLEHLESLSQNVTTAVQEQQLGTGHAVACGLGQLPDLEGEVVVTYGDVPLLTGKTLRKLVSIHRAESNAVTVLTAEVEDPAGYGRIVRTGGKVTGIVEHRDASDEQLLIREINSGIYVFDAAVLRDGLAQLSTDNAQGEQYLTDILRYAHDLDRPVGALITEDVWQTEGVNDRVQLARMSQELNRRILERWMREGVTVIDPRNTWVDVDVDLSQDVTLMPGVILQGATTIAPGAVIGPDTTLQDVEVGENATVIRSHGSFAIIGDGANVGPFSYLRPGTQLGPGGKIGAFVETKNAVIGEGSKVPHLSYVGDAIIGDGANIGAGTIFANYDGVNKSTTHVGNSAFIGSNSVLVAPVDISDGAFVAAGSAVTDDVPTGGLAVARGRQRNVDDWLVRRRPGSKAARAAAESDGNVHPAVAESRAKKKE; encoded by the coding sequence TTGACCATCCCTGACAGCGATCTGGCTCCCGTCGCAGCGGTCATCGTCCTGGCCGCCGGCGGTGGGACACGAATGAAATCGCGTCGCTCCAAACTGCTGCACGAGCTGTGTGGCAAGTCGATGCTCAGCTACGCCGTCTCGGCGGCCGCTGCACTCAACCCGCATCACCTCGTGGTCGTGGTGGGGCACCAGCGCGTCGAGGTCCTGGAACATCTCGAGTCGCTCAGCCAGAACGTGACCACTGCGGTTCAGGAACAGCAATTGGGAACCGGTCATGCGGTCGCCTGCGGGCTGGGGCAGCTGCCGGACCTCGAGGGGGAGGTGGTCGTCACCTACGGTGATGTGCCACTGCTCACGGGCAAGACCCTCCGCAAGCTCGTCTCCATCCACCGGGCCGAGAGCAACGCCGTCACGGTGCTGACTGCGGAGGTGGAGGATCCAGCGGGCTACGGCCGGATCGTGCGCACCGGCGGAAAGGTCACCGGAATCGTCGAGCACCGGGACGCATCCGACGAGCAGCTTCTGATCCGCGAGATCAACTCCGGCATCTATGTCTTCGATGCTGCGGTCCTGCGTGACGGCCTGGCGCAGTTGAGCACCGACAACGCGCAGGGTGAGCAGTATCTCACCGACATCCTCCGCTACGCCCACGACCTCGATCGTCCCGTCGGTGCGCTGATCACCGAGGACGTGTGGCAGACCGAGGGCGTCAACGACCGCGTCCAGCTGGCCCGGATGAGTCAGGAACTGAACCGCCGCATCCTGGAACGCTGGATGCGGGAGGGTGTGACCGTCATCGACCCGCGAAACACGTGGGTCGATGTCGATGTCGACCTCAGCCAGGACGTCACCCTGATGCCCGGTGTGATCCTTCAGGGTGCGACCACCATCGCCCCCGGGGCGGTCATCGGCCCGGACACCACCCTCCAGGACGTCGAGGTGGGGGAGAACGCCACTGTGATCCGTTCCCACGGGTCCTTTGCGATCATCGGCGACGGGGCCAACGTGGGTCCGTTCTCCTACCTGCGTCCCGGAACCCAGCTCGGCCCTGGCGGGAAGATCGGTGCCTTCGTCGAGACCAAGAACGCGGTCATCGGGGAGGGATCGAAGGTTCCGCACCTCAGCTACGTCGGTGATGCGATCATCGGCGATGGGGCAAACATCGGGGCGGGCACGATCTTCGCCAACTACGACGGCGTGAACAAGTCCACCACCCATGTTGGGAACTCGGCCTTCATCGGGTCGAATTCCGTGCTGGTGGCTCCCGTTGACATCTCCGACGGGGCCTTCGTGGCAGCCGGGTCGGCGGTCACCGACGACGTCCCTACAGGTGGGCTCGCCGTTGCCAGGGGGCGGCAGCGCAACGTCGACGACTGGCTGGTCAGGCGCCGGCCGGGATCGAAGGCCGCGCGGGCCGCGGCCGAGAGCGACGGAAACGTCCATCCCGCAGTCGCCGAGTCGAGGGCCAAGAAGAAGGAATGA
- a CDS encoding ribose-phosphate diphosphokinase, whose translation MRNETANNKHLMLFSGRAFPELAEEIAATLETNLVPTRALAYANSEIYVRFEESVRGCDAFVIQSHTAPVNEWIMEQLIMVDALKRASAKRITVVAPFYPYARQDKKHLGREPISARLVADLYKAAGADRIMSVDLHASQIQGFFDGPVDHLWGLPVLSDYVREHYDTSEMCVVSPDAGRVRLADMWTDELGCPLAIIHKRRDHETANTVAVHEVVGDVRGRTCILVDDMIDTAGTITQAALALQERGASKVICAATHAVFSGPAVERLNKSGMAEIIVTNTLPIRTAEPIDNLTVLSIAPLIARAINAVFRDGSVTSLFGGQAYK comes from the coding sequence ATGAGGAACGAGACTGCGAACAACAAGCACCTGATGCTCTTCTCGGGCAGGGCCTTCCCGGAGCTGGCCGAGGAGATCGCGGCCACGCTCGAGACGAATCTGGTTCCCACCCGTGCCCTCGCCTACGCCAACTCGGAGATCTACGTGCGTTTCGAGGAGTCGGTGCGCGGCTGCGACGCCTTCGTGATCCAGTCCCACACCGCACCCGTGAACGAATGGATCATGGAGCAGCTGATCATGGTGGACGCCCTGAAACGGGCCTCCGCGAAACGCATCACCGTGGTCGCGCCCTTCTACCCGTATGCGCGCCAGGACAAGAAACACCTCGGGCGGGAACCCATCTCGGCCCGGCTGGTGGCCGACCTCTACAAGGCCGCGGGGGCCGATCGGATCATGTCGGTTGATCTCCACGCCTCGCAGATTCAGGGGTTCTTCGACGGCCCGGTGGATCACCTCTGGGGACTGCCGGTGCTGAGCGACTACGTCCGGGAGCACTACGACACCTCCGAGATGTGCGTCGTCTCGCCCGATGCGGGACGGGTCCGGCTGGCCGACATGTGGACCGACGAACTCGGATGTCCGCTAGCGATCATCCACAAGCGCCGCGACCATGAGACGGCCAACACGGTCGCAGTGCATGAAGTGGTCGGCGATGTGCGGGGTAGGACCTGCATTCTCGTCGACGACATGATCGACACTGCTGGAACCATCACCCAGGCGGCGCTCGCGCTGCAGGAGCGGGGAGCCAGCAAGGTCATCTGCGCCGCCACCCACGCCGTTTTCTCGGGGCCTGCGGTGGAGCGGCTGAACAAGTCGGGCATGGCGGAGATAATCGTGACGAACACGCTGCCGATCCGGACCGCCGAGCCAATCGACAATCTGACGGTGCTGTCGATAGCCCCGCTGATCGCGAGGGCCATCAACGCCGTTTTCCGCGACGGATCGGTGACTTCTCTGTTTGGAGGACAGGCATACAAATGA
- a CDS encoding L-lactate dehydrogenase — protein MSVRGVNKLSIIGAGAVGSSLAYASLIRGVARHVVLHDINAAKVRAEALDLAHGSQFMPQARVEGSEDPEITRGSDVVVITAGAKQKPGETRMDLAASTVNLMKKVIPPLVERSPEAIFLMVTNPVDVTTYAALKISGLPRNQLFGSGTVLDSSRLRYLVAEACEVAVVNVHAYIAGEHGDSEIPLWSAATIGGVPLLDWERQTGKLDESTRDSIADQVVNAAYEVIAGKGATNYAIGLAATRIIESVLRDEHRVLPVSSLVEDWYGIKDVCLSVPTIVDRQGAGHTLRQPLTDGELGCMHESADAIRYTLNSLGF, from the coding sequence ATGAGTGTTCGTGGGGTCAACAAGCTGTCAATCATTGGCGCCGGGGCGGTGGGTTCCTCGCTGGCATACGCCAGCCTGATCCGGGGGGTTGCCCGGCACGTCGTGCTGCACGACATCAACGCTGCGAAGGTGCGGGCCGAGGCCCTCGACCTGGCCCACGGCAGCCAGTTCATGCCGCAGGCGAGGGTCGAGGGATCGGAGGATCCCGAGATCACCCGGGGTTCCGACGTGGTCGTGATCACCGCGGGCGCGAAACAGAAACCAGGGGAAACCCGGATGGATCTCGCGGCCTCCACCGTGAACCTGATGAAGAAGGTGATTCCCCCGCTTGTGGAGCGTTCCCCGGAGGCGATTTTCCTCATGGTGACCAACCCGGTGGACGTCACCACCTACGCGGCGCTGAAGATCAGCGGCCTGCCTCGCAACCAGCTGTTCGGCTCCGGCACGGTGCTGGACTCCTCCCGGCTGCGGTATCTCGTCGCCGAGGCCTGCGAGGTCGCGGTGGTGAACGTGCACGCCTACATCGCGGGTGAGCACGGCGACTCCGAGATCCCGCTGTGGAGCGCCGCCACCATTGGTGGTGTCCCGCTGCTGGACTGGGAACGCCAGACCGGGAAGCTGGACGAATCCACCCGCGACTCGATCGCGGACCAGGTGGTGAACGCCGCCTACGAGGTGATCGCGGGAAAGGGCGCCACCAACTACGCCATCGGGCTGGCCGCCACCCGGATCATCGAATCGGTGCTGCGTGACGAACACCGAGTGCTCCCGGTCTCGAGTCTCGTGGAGGACTGGTACGGCATCAAGGATGTCTGCCTTTCCGTTCCCACCATCGTCGACCGCCAGGGCGCCGGTCACACCCTGAGGCAGCCCCTGACCGACGGTGAACTCGGTTGCATGCACGAATCCGCCGACGCCATCCGTTACACGCTGAACTCGCTGGGGTTCTGA